The uncultured Sphaerochaeta sp. genome includes the window TCTCTTTTGATGATGTAACAATCCCTCCCTCACAAGGAGACTATTTTCTTATCACGAATGGGACGGAGTACCCCCTTAGTGCACTCTATGTCATTGATCCCACTGATAATGATGAAATTGCGAGTACCAATCTCTTAGGTGATATGGTACTCCTTCCAACACGTATCGTTCACATAGCAACTGATGATGTTCCCTGGATAGCCGATCAGTTACCGTTTGATACATATGGCAGGGTTGAAATTCTTGCAGAAGATACCGATGGTGACATATATAAAAGACTGTGGTTTCCCACTACAGATATCTGGAATATTGAATTGACTATCGCAAACCTCCAGTATGATGTCTCCCTTGATACATATGAGCTGTATGTGGAGAACAATACCAACTTTGATATTTGGTACCTCTATCTTGCCACTGATGAATACTATGATGTATATGCATTCGGAGAGGATCTGCTAGAGGACAGCATCCTGTATGCCGGAGAAAGTACATATATCACTCTCTCTCAGTTCTCCCATCTAAATGAATTATTGGCTTCTGATAGCGATGAACCATTACATCTTGTTGGTCTCGATCTGGATAATGAGGAATACCACTTGCTTTGGTCACCTCATGATGATGGCTGGAGTATTGAACTGACCAATGAGAACTTCAGATCAGAGCCATTGCCAGAAGCCCCTTATGGCTATGCTACTCTCCTTGCCCGGAATCGTACTGGTGAAGATATATGGCATCTCTACATGATTACCGATGAGATGGACGCACTCCAAGATAACGGTTTAGACGTGTTGGGTGATATCATCTGGCGAAGTGGAGATACACAAGCCATTGTCCCAGAGTCGTTCGCTTGGGTTCTCAGCTGGTTGAGCACATATCCCGACAGCTCCTTGAATCTTATAGCAGAGACGTACGATGGAATAACCTACACTCGCCCCTGGAGTCCATCTGTCCATGGATGGCTTATTGATCTTTCATCGGAGGATCTACTGAAAGAAATGTGAGTGGTTCTGACTGGTTATAGACACAGTAAGCCTATAAGAAAATCTAAATATGCAAGCGTCGGATGGATATCTTTATCAAGAGGAAATTGTATGTCATTGATTTCTCTGCCACATGAAATTGTTCTTTGCTATCGTAACAATACCGTACATAATCTTCTTTGATATCTCGTGCATTATGGATTACACTAATTTCAAAGAGGATGTTATATGATTGGATTTGTTGTCATCGCAGCTATTGCTGCATTAGCCTTTGCCGCGATCAACTATTATGGGGTGAAAAAAAAGGATTCAGGAACACCAGAGATGCAGCAAATTGCTGCTGCTATTCAGGAAGGGGCAAAAGCTTTCTTGGTGCTTGAATACTCCGTTATTGTAAAAGTAGTAGTTCTCATTGCGATCTTACTGGGTATTGTCGTATCTCCCAGTAGTGCCATAGCTTTTGTCTTTGGAGCTTTAATGAGTGCCAGTGCAGGATGGATTGGAATGAATATCGCGACAATCAGTAATGTACGCGTCTCTAATGAAGCTCGTAATACGAGAAATTTGGGGAAAACATTACGTGTGGCTTTTAGAGGGGGGTCTGTTATGGGACTCTCTGTTGGGGGTTTTGCCCTTCTTGGACTAGCCATTGTCTATCTGGTATTCGGGGTTCTTTTAAAACAGGTCGCTCCTGAAAATCTTAGATTCCATACCAACTGGCTTGGTATTAGTGATATTCCCTTCACGATGACCATAAGTGCCTATGCTTTAGGTTGTTCTATCATTGCTATGTTTAACCGTGTTGGAGGTGGAATCTATACGAAGGCTGCTGATATGGGAGCTGACTTAGTCGGAAAAACTGAAGCAGGAATACCTGAAGATGATCCAAGAAACCCAGCAACTATTGCTGATAACGTTGGAGACAATGTTGGAGATGTGGCTGGTCTGGGTTCTGACTTGCTGGAAAGTTATGTAGGAGCATTGGTATCAGCAATGATACTTGCTGCATATATCTATTTTTCTCGGGGAGGGATAGATGCCAGTCTTGTTGCTAAACTTATCTATGTCCCCCTCCTTGTTGCTGCTGTTGGTATTATCTCTTCAATGGTGGGAATTCTTTATTTACTCGTAAAGAAAGTGTCCTCCAACCCACATAAGGAACTGAATGCTGCAACATTTGTCGGCGCAGGATTAACCATAATTTCTTCTGGGTTTATCTCATACTTCGTATTTACCGGCGAAGACTTGCATACCATAGGATTTGCGCTCGGTGCATTTTCTCCTTGGGTATGCGCTGTTCTTGGTATTGTTAGTGGCATTGTGATTGGGCAAATCGCTGAGTACTATACCAGTTATGATTTCAAGCCAACACAGAAGATAGCAGCAAGTAGCGCGGAAGGCGCAGCCCTTACCATCACCGAAGGAATGAGTGTTGGTATGATTTCTGTAATTGGTCCGGTTATCATCCTAGGAGTTGCAATTATTGCTGCAAATATTACAGCTGGTCTGTATGGCGTAGCCATGGCTGCTATCGGCATGCTCAGCTTTGTAACGGTTACCGTGTCTGTTGATACGTACGGACCGATCGCTGACAACGCTGGTGGTATCAGTGAGATGGCAAAACTGCATCCTGATGTTCGTGGCATTACAGATGAGTTGGATGCTGTGGGAAATACCACAGCAGCGATTGGTAAAGGATTTGCTATCGGTTCTGCAACCCTTGCCGCTCTTTCTCTCTTTTCTTCGTACTTATATGCACAAGCCGGTGAACATGCTGTACATGGTGCGGCTATGATTTTGAATATGGTGAATCCTCTTACGCTCGTTGGTGCCTTGGTTGGGGGAGCACTTCCCTATCTATTTAGTGGAATATTGATAAGAGCCGTTGCAAATGCTGCACGAAAGATGGTCCAAGAGGTCAGAAGACAGTTCAAGGCAGATCCTGGCATTATCTTAGGAACAAGTCTTCCTGATTATAAGACGTGTATCAGCATAAGCAGTGCGGGTGCTCTATCTGAAATGAAGAGTCCTGCTCTTATTGCCGTTCTCACTCCCCTTTTTACCGGATTCCTCTTTGGCGCCGAATTTGTTGGGGGGCTATTGATTGGAACAACACTCTCTTCTGTCATGCTTGCTCTGTATACAGCAAATGCAGGAGGAGCATGGGATAATGGCAAGAAATACGTGGAAAATGGGCACTTCGGTGGCAAAGGTTCCGATGCTCATAAAGCTGCTGTGGTAGGAGATACCGTTGGAGATCCCCTCAAGGATACAGTCGGCCCATCTCTAGATATTCTGATTAAAATCATGGCAATCGTTTCCTTAATTGCTGTTTCAATTTTTAGTAAGTATAACTTGTTTTCACTTCTCATGAATTAACCAATAGGAGTGTACGTATGAATTATTACTATGTTGTTTTCTCCCCAATTGAAGCTCTTATTTGTAGTCAGTTGGAACCAAAACCGTTTGGAGCATATATGGCAAGAGGATCAAAGAAAGGCTCTGCCGAACGGCTCATGTTTGCTGAGGTCGAGGGTGGGTTTGGTGATTACTTCGATTGGGACTATGCAAAAGAGAAATGTGTGACGCATGCAAGCGGAGAAGTGAAGCATTCGCTCTATTTGTCGATATACCGGGTGATTGAGCATATTCCTCTTGAACAGTATAAGAACATCTACCTGGTTAACAAGGATGGTTCTACGCTTTGCTTGGAAGCTGCCCCGTATACCACGCCTGACAATTGGAGAGGGTATGGACTTTATAAAGAACACTGTCCTGTACATCCACTTGTTGTCAGTTCGTTGGAGCCACATATGTTGGCGGATTATATCATCAATGACAGAACAAAGAAGATTACTGTTCCTGCGATAATATTCAATGATATTCGCATCATTGACTTCAATGAGAAAGAGGATACCGGCAATATTGGAAGCATGTATGAACGGGATCTTGATCATCTGAAGGATTGTATTGCCACTATCCAGAGCAATAAGGATAAAATCACCAAGACTGTGGATCGATCCTTTGATACCAAGTTTTCCTATCAAATCATTGATAATGGATTCTATCTTGCCAGAGGCAAGAAAATCATCTTCTACCCTATGCTTTCCCGTGAACAACTGAAAGAAGTTGATTATGACTGGGGAAAGAGTGCCAACTTCTTCTAATATCTTGATTATCTTGATGAGGAAAGGAGTGCTATTACGAAAAGGAGAACACATTGTTGATGAGGTTCTGTTTGAGAACCTGATAAACATTCTACTCCACCGCTAATGAAGTAACATACTTACATTTGTTGTCCATAAGTATACCTGCAGGGGAGCCTACACCTCCCCTATTTTCCTTGTTAATTCTTATGTAGTGAATGTATAATAGGGTAACACTCACGTATAAAGGTTCTTTTAATGTTTCATAACAATAAGCAAATCAGTAAGCAACTCCTTATCATCATTTCTCTCATCATCATAAGTTTTTTGGTCGGATGCGGTGCTCAAGAAGAGAAACGTTCTCAAACCATCGATGAGGAAGGTATTATCGTTGGATTTTCGCAGATAGGTGCTGAAAGCGCCTGGAGAACTTGTAACACCCGCTCAGTACAGGAAGCAGCAGCAGAACGAGGGGTGCAGCTGGTGTATGACAATGCTGAACAAAAACAGGAGAACCAGATAAAGGCATTGCGTTCCTTTATTGCATATCAAGTTGATGTAATCGTCTTTGTACCGATCGTAACCGATGGCTGGGATAATGTACTGCAAGAAGCCCGTGATGCCGGGATTCCTGTTTTGGTTACTGACCGGAAAATCGATGTTGCAGATCCATCCTTATATGCAGGATTTATTGGAACCGATAGCCTGAAAGAAGGCAGAAATGCTGGGTTATTTCTATTGGATAAATTCAAAAACGAACGTGAGCGTTTCGACAAAACCGGGGACAATATCAATATAGTAGAATTATTCGGCACAGAAGGTTCCTCGGTAGCACTCGGAAGAGCTGAAGGCTTCAGGGAAGTCTTAGAAGAGCACCCTGAGTTCAAGATTGTGTATAGCAAATCTGGTGATTTCCTTCGTTCAAAGGGATACGAACTCGCTGTTGAATTTCTCGATATGCATGACGATATCGATGTTATTTATTCCCACAATGATGGAATGACCCTTGGAGCTATCGAGGCAATGGAAGAGAGAGGAATTATTCCAGGTACTGACATCGTCATTATCACCATTGATGCACAACAGGCAGCCATTGATGCTCTTCGCGAAGGTAAGGTTAATTGTGTTATCGAGTGCAACCCAAAAACCGGCCCTGAAATCATCAAGCTGGCTGAAAAACTGGCAGCTGGTGAAAGCATTCCTCGCCTGCAATATGTACATGAAGAGGTATTCTATGAAACCGATGACCTCTCCCTCATTGAACCTCGTGGGTACTAGCATGAAAAATAATATTTCTATTGTTGATAAGATTTTTTCTGTGTTTAAAAGCAGAAGCATAAAAGAGAGAATTAAGATCTCCTATGTGATAATCATCCTTCTGATGATCACTCCTCCTGTTATCACGGTCTTTTCATTTGTTGTCCAGATGACTCGCTATGACCTGATCATAACCAATGTCAGCAAGGCAAACAGCCTCAACCAGACGGTAAAGGAGGATATCTCCAACGAGATTTGGGATATCGTTGCAGGAAACAAGAAATTCGATGAAGGCAACCAGTATGCCATCATAGATGGGATCAATGAGAGCCTGGATGACATCATGCGAACGACTGAGGAGCGGGAGAACCGCCAGATGCTTGAGGTTGCCGGGCGTGCGGTCGATACGCTCAAGCGAAATGTTGACCGGCTGGGGAACCAGATGGCAAACCACTCCCTGGTCAGTGAAAATGAAGAGAGCCTCGATGAAATCAGAGGGGTTTCTGCCCTAATATCAGACATCCTGCAGGATTTCATTGTTCGTGTTATTGAATCAGCAACAATCACAAACGAGCATCACAAGCGTATTACGTTCATACTCACTGTCATTCAGATTTTCACGGTACTGTTTGTTACAATCTTCGCTGTCTTTACCCAGCGTTCAGTGACAACCAGTATCAATACTCCAATCACAAGGCTTGAGAACTTGTCAAAGAAGATTGCTGAGGGAGATTTCACTGCCAGGGTACAACTCCCCCAAGTAAGTGAGCTTGACGGGCTGACCGACAACCTGAATGTCATGGCTGTAAAAATTCAAGCCTTGATCGCAGAGAATGTTCGGGAACAACAAAACCTGCAGAAATCAGAGATGAAAGCCTTGCAGGCCCAGATAACACCGCATTTTCTCTATAACACATTTGATACAATCGTCTGGCTTGCCGAGGAGAAGAAGAATGATCAGGTGATCGATATTACCCGCGCTTTTTCCAGTTTTTTCAGGATCTCTCTGAACAAGGGTAAAGACTTCCTTACGGTCCGCGAGGAGTTTGAGCATGTCAAAAGTTATCTGACGATTCAGAAAATCCGATACAGGGATATTCTGGATTATGATATTGAATACTCACCCGAGATGGCAGACTGTCAGATCTTGAAACTGGTGCTCCAACCACTTGTTGAAAATGCATTGTACCATGGGATCAAGAACAAGAGAGGTCGAGGCTTCTTGACGGTGAAGGGTTGGCGCAAAAACAATCGGCTCTGTTTTTCCGTTGAAGACAATGGTATCGGGATGACGGAAGAGAAACTTGTGAACATCATGGAACAGATCAATGGTTCGGCTGACCCCGAGGATCTGAACAATGTGTATGGACTGTATAATGTCAACAAGAGACTAGAGCTGTATTATGATACAAGTACGAAGCTGGAAATAACTAGTCGGTACAAGAAGGGCACTACCGTGTATTTCAGTGTTCCAGAGGTTGGATTCAATGTATAAGGTTTTTATTGCTGAGGATGAGATAGTAGTACGTGAGGGACTGAGAAACAGTATACAGTCGGGGACAGGCCCTTTTATTCTCGTCGGTGAAGCATCAGATGGAGAGATGGCTCTGTCCATTATGAAGGATGTGAAACCGGACATACTGATTACTGATATCAGAATGCCGTTTGTTGATGGACTGAGCCTTTCCAGAATTATCAAAAAGATTCTGCCATGGATAAAAATTGTTATAATTTCGGGTCATGATGAATTTCAGTACGCACAAGAGGCCATATCAATCGGTGTCGACGAATACATACTTAAACCTATTTCCGCCTCAGATATACTCTCTACACTCAACAAACTGGTGGATAGGATTGAACAAGAAAAACGGCATCTTTCTAGTATAGAAAATCTGAAACTGCAGGCCCAGTCCAATTCGGACCTGATCAGGGAACGCTGGCTCTGTGACCTGGTAACTGGAATTGTCAAGACAGAGGATGCACTTGAAAAAGCTGGTGATATGGGCATTGACCTTATCGCTCATGGATACCTTGTGGCGATCATCAAGCTTTCCACCTCTTGTGAGAACTATTCTGAACTGATCACCGCCAAGCTCCACATAAACAGCCTTATAGACAATCAGGAAGAGGTATTATGCTTTTCACAAAGCAGGGATTCATTCATCCTACTGTTGAAGCAGTTTGTTTCCGAATCACTCGAAGAGACTGCCTATACCCTAGGACAGGCGATAAAATATGAAGTTGAGCGAAACACTGACTGTATGGTCGCTATTGGGTTAGGCTCGTTGGTTGAACGGATCGGGAGCCTCTCCCAATCATTCGCCGAAGCTGAACAAGCTGTGAATTTCTCTGTCAAGACTGGTCAGAAACTGATCATCGGAACGCATGACCTGAATGCCTTTTCTGAAATTGATTTCTTGAAACTTGACGGGAGCCCCATCTCGGAGAGGCTGAAATATGTGAAGAAATCTGGTGTTGATGAGATCATCGCCCAGTATATTACCATGATCGGAGACCACCCATTCGAGACTACGCTCATAGGGTATTACCTTCTCTATGATCTGATGGTTGCTATATCAAAGATCATTGATGAATTGGGCGGTGTTTCCCAGGATGTTATTCCATGGTTGTCACAGAAAACGCAACTTTCAGAGATTGCAAGTTCAAAAGAGACGTTCTGTGAAGGGGTGAAATTGATCCTGGATACGTTCATCGATTTCAGGGAGTCCAAATCGGCAGGAAAGTATTATGAAATGATCCAGAAGGCAAAGCAGCATATCAACCTTCATTTTGCCGATCAGGATATTTCCTTGCATTCAGTGGCATCAATCGTAAACGTGAGTCCAAACCATTTCAGTACCATCTTTTCCCAGGAGACCGGGGAGACCTTCATTGAATATCTTACACGGGTCCGTATCAATAAATCGAAAGACCTGTTGCTGACGACAGCGCTCAGAAGCGCAGACATCGCATATGAAGTAGGATTTGGAGATCCCCATTATTTCAGTTTCATTTTCAAGAAACATACAGGCATCTCCCCCCGGGAATTCAGATCCGGAGGAAAATGCCAGAATTGAAGATGAGGGGTCTCTTTAGCCTTCACTTCTCTAAGAATTGCCATATTAAAATGGGATCAGACCAACTACTTCTGTATAACTGCCTTTGTTATTCCTATATCTATCATTTGTTCCAAAAAATATTGGTGAAGATGTATAGATTACTATCTCAATGATAAATCAAGATAAACATATTTTTTGTTTATCTTGACATACCGATGTGGTTACATGATACTGTAAACAGTCCCCTAAAGGAGTTTCGGTAATTATGATTATATCTTTTCAAATAAAAAATTATAGATCTATCCTGGACCTCACTCTCCCAATGTCATACGCGGAGAGGAAGGCACCAAATGGATATATGCAGATGGAACTCTTACCATTTCTCGAAGAGATTGACATACGGACCATCCCGTGTCTGGCAATATATGGTGCGAACGCATCAGGAAAATCCAATATTATAAAGGCGCTCGCTTCGTTTGTCGGGATTATAAAAAACCGTTATAATCCGGAGATTATCTCCACCAACAAATTGCATCCCCAAGATAATATCACCTCATTTGCACTCGAATTTCTCAAGGAAGACAAGAAATTTCTTTATTCCTTGGAAGTGAACGGAGAGGCAATTGTTACCGAGAGACTGGTAAAGAATAACGAAGTTGTCTTTTCTATTGATAACAGGAATAGGTCTTTCACAGCCATCGCAACCGATGTATATCCATCAAAGAAGCTTGATACCATATTTTCAGTTGAATGCTTAGATCAAAAACAACAGTTCAGGACTCCTTTCCTCTCTGTAGTGGGGAAGAACTATGCTGGCCTGAACGACTCCATGACAGTTGCATATGGATTCATCACCAATAACGTTGAGGTATATCCAAGCAACGATTTTCCATTTTCTTATGGACTGGACAGACTGACGAATACCGACTCAGGTATGGATCCACAAAAAGCTTTTAAAGATATTGTCACCATACTACGAAAACTGGATATCGATATCACTCGCATGGAGTACAAGAAGGACGAAATTGGAAAAGAAGTTAGTTCCTTTCCTGCAAGTCAGTATGAATTCAACATCTCAAATAAAATAATTACGGCAACTGAGATCAATTCGTATCACGAAGATATCTTTGGCAATGAGGTTCAGTTCAATTTTAAGGATGAATCTTTGGGTACTCAGCGAGTTGCGTGTCTGCTCGGTATAGTAATCACTGCACTAAGAAAAGGAAACCTTCTTGTAATCGATGAGCTGGGAAACTCTCTCCACCCCTACTTGTTTGCAGAAATTGTGAGGATGTTCAAAGATAAAAGATACAACATATCAAACGCACAACTGATTTTCACCACGCACAATACAGATATCATGGAACAAGACATGATGCGTGTATCAGAGATTGGTATCGTTACCAAGACATTGAAGAAAGGGACTGTTTTCAAGCGGGTCTCTGACTTTGAAGGGGTGAGAAACGTGACAAACTTTAGGAAACAATATCTTGATGGAACCTTTTCTGGAATCCCTCATTCATATATATAGGGCAGAAGGTTCATTAATGTATAGAAGAAACCGTAACATAATCATCGTGTGTGAGGGAGCTTCAGAGAAAGCCTATATCCAGGAGCTGAACCGGTATCTTGAAGAAGAAGATATACCACTGCATTTTATACCGCGTCCTTCGAATGGAGGCCAGTTTGCCTCGGTTGTGAAAAAATTTAGGGAAGTAAGGAAGGATAATAGAAATACAACTATCTATATCTGGGTGGATTGGGACAGGTATCAACGCAACGATAATGCAGACATGGATAATTATCGGAGAAAACCCATCGACATCCCAGATTTCCTTTTTTCTCATATGAACTTTGAAGATTTTCTTTCCATGCATCTTGATCAATCGGAGATGCAGAGATGGTGGACATCATGTGTCAGTAGGAATCACTTCACCACACCCACACATAGCAATGAGTACATGCCTTTATTCAAGGCTTTCATCGGAGGAAGCTATACCAAAGGGGACATGCCTATAGCTATCAACTACAACCTTCTCAAGAATTTGCGAACTCACCAAGATGAGCCATCAGTACCGTTCAAATGTGATTTTGCGAGGGAGCTGTTTCTATTGATGGATGCAGAAGCGTTAGAAGAGGATCGAAATAACTGACACTTTCCCCCTCCGAAACAATTCTTTGGGGGAAAACAAATGATTACCATCCGAAGACCTAGCAACTCTTCTGCTGTTACTGCTCTCTTTGCCCCTCAATCTGTTCTTTCCCTGAAAGTCGTAGCCAAGGCGGAAGAGCTATGCTGAATTTCCTCCTGTCACGGAGCGACATGATTACGCTTTGCAGCACAATGAAGAAATACAAGAGGAGTCCGCTTACCATAGCTTGCCAGTTGGATTGAACCCCCGCTGCTCGTATCAGCTCATTAATGATCAAAAGGGTCAATGTACCTATTGGAGCCCCAAGCAGGTTCCCTACCCCACCATTAAGCAATGTACCACCTATGATAGCCGATGCTATTGCTTTCATTTCTGCTCCTGCAGCATTACCGACATTGCCGGCTCCTGTTGTCATGATGTAGACAAAGCCTGCAATACCGGCTGTCAATCCACTAATCACATAGGTGATGAATATTGTCCTCTTAACATTGATGCCGAGCATCATGGCGCTATGGGTGTTTCCACCGACGGCGTAGACATTCCGCCCAAAACGGGACCACTTCATAAGGGATGCAAGAATGACGAGAAGGACAATAAAGATCAGCGTACCTGGTTTTATTTCACACGGAATAAAAACCCCCAGCCTGTTTCTGGTACCTAGCCATGCAATCACGATATCAAAATCCCTTAAACTCACGAATGCAGGCATGGTTACATTGATCGGATCCTTATGGAGTGTAGTCAGGAGGCCTTGTGCCAAGAACAACCCAGAGAGCGTAATGATAAATGGTTGGATCTCAAGATAGGCGATAAGGTATCCTTGCAGAATTCCAAATGCAATACCGATACCCAGAGCTACAAGGATGGCTCCCCCAATACTCCCCATCCTGGATTCCAGGAAGACTGCACAGGCCATTGTCACCAATCCGGTCACCGATCCGATCGAGATATCGATGCCTCCTCCGATCATGACGATACATAAGCCGAGGGTCATGATGATCAGTGGTGCATTGAGGTTGAATAAATCGAAAAATGTCTGAAATTGCAGAAAACTATTGGGAAAGGTGATGATTGCAAACAGGTACATCAGTACAAAGATGACCGCAGCTATTAGAAACAGAATATTTGAATTTGATAGTCTTGCTTTTTGTTTGATTACGTTCACAGATGCCATCCTATTCCCCCTGCTTCCCGGCAATATTTGTGGTGGAGATATGTCCCTTTTGTTGGCTTGAAGAGAGTCTCCATGTACGGAACTTATCCAGATTCTTGCTCATGAAAGCCCTGACCACCGGAGAGGCAACCACCATAAGAATAATAATGAAAACAGCCTTGAAGACCTTGATCATCGATGGGTCTATCTCCAGCCTGAGCAGGGTCCTGTTCAACATCTCTATCGTATAGGCACCAATTATGGAACCGGTAATGCTAAACTTTCCACCACCCAAAGAGTTTCCACCGATAGCCACGGCAAGAATCGCATCCATCATGATCAGTTTAAGCAAGTTGACGCTGTCGTGCCGTCCTGCCTTGTTCACAGCAATAAAACCGGCAACCGCAGTACATATTCCCATGATCAAGAAGGTCAGGAATATGATTTTCTTCGGGTTGATACCGTTCAGACGCGCCGCGTTCGGGTTTATTCCTACAGTCTCTACATAGAGTCTCAGGTTTGTGGTCTTGAATACCACTGCCACGATAGCAATAAAAACAGCAGTGAGGATTATTGCTGTCTGCACTGGTACGCCTGGTATTACCGTACCTATTTTATTCGATATATCATTAGCCAGAATGGGAGAGAGTTTCCCATCAATCATGAAAGCTATGGACCGGCCACCGGTAAAGAGTATAAGGGAAGCAACCATTGGCTGAACCTTGAATACCGAAACCAGGGTACCGTTGAAGGCTCCAAGGACCAAGCCCATAAGACAACTCAAGAGGAAACCGATGAATATGGTAACCAGGGTGACTTCACTGGCTTGGAGGACATACTGCACAAATACGGCTGAAGTGATGGTTGCACTTACCCCAATGCTGATATCTTGCCCTCGTGAGGCTGCAGTAACCAGCGTCATGCCTATGGAAAGAATGACCA containing:
- a CDS encoding sugar ABC transporter permease YjfF (membrane component of a putative sugar ABC transporter system), which translates into the protein MASVNVIKQKARLSNSNILFLIAAVIFVLMYLFAIITFPNSFLQFQTFFDLFNLNAPLIIMTLGLCIVMIGGGIDISIGSVTGLVTMACAVFLESRMGSIGGAILVALGIGIAFGILQGYLIAYLEIQPFIITLSGLFLAQGLLTTLHKDPINVTMPAFVSLRDFDIVIAWLGTRNRLGVFIPCEIKPGTLIFIVLLVILASLMKWSRFGRNVYAVGGNTHSAMMLGINVKRTIFITYVISGLTAGIAGFVYIMTTGAGNVGNAAGAEMKAIASAIIGGTLLNGGVGNLLGAPIGTLTLLIINELIRAAGVQSNWQAMVSGLLLYFFIVLQSVIMSLRDRRKFSIALPPWLRLSGKEQIEGQREQ
- a CDS encoding ABC transporter permease is translated as MSNMKKNISHLVLPLSVMALLIVINLIKGADYFAISMVNGAFYGNIPNILFGASELVILSIGMTLVTAASRGQDISIGVSATITSAVFVQYVLQASEVTLVTIFIGFLLSCLMGLVLGAFNGTLVSVFKVQPMVASLILFTGGRSIAFMIDGKLSPILANDISNKIGTVIPGVPVQTAIILTAVFIAIVAVVFKTTNLRLYVETVGINPNAARLNGINPKKIIFLTFLIMGICTAVAGFIAVNKAGRHDSVNLLKLIMMDAILAVAIGGNSLGGGKFSITGSIIGAYTIEMLNRTLLRLEIDPSMIKVFKAVFIIILMVVASPVVRAFMSKNLDKFRTWRLSSSQQKGHISTTNIAGKQGE